The Fusobacterium massiliense DNA window CGTTTTCAGCTGTTGTAAATGGTGGAATACTTTATAAGCCTTATATTGTTGATAATATAACAGATTCTGATGGAAATGTAATAATGAGAAATATCCCAACTAAAGTCAGAAGAGTTGTGTCTGAAGATGTTTCTAAAAAAATGAGAAGTATTTTGGAAGATACTGTTGCGAATGGAACAGGGAGAAGAGCTAAAGTTGAAGGATATGCTGTTGGAGGAAAAACAGGTACCGCACAGCTAAGTGGAGGAAAAACAGGTTATTTAAAACAAGAATATTTATCTTCATTTATAGGATTCTTCCCAGCAGATGACCCTAAATATGTTGTAATGGCTATGTTTATGAGACCTCAGTCGGAAGTCATGGCAAATAAATTCGGGGGTGTGGTTGCTGCACCAGTTGTAGGTAATGTTATAGGTAGAATAATAAAACAAGAAGAAAATTTTGGAAAAAATATTTCAAAAATAAATTTTTCAAAAGAAAATAAATTAAGTAATACAAGAGATATTACAGCTGTAAGTTATGAAGATGTTATGCCTGATTTAGAGGGAATGAGTCCACAAGAAGTTTTAGCTCTTTTTAAAGATACGAATATTGATATCGAAGTAGTTGGAATAGGTCTCGTGAAAGAACAATTACCTAAAAAAGGAGAAAACTTAGATAATATTAGGAAGATAAAAATTATTTTAGAGTAATTTTTGGGAGAAAATATGCAATATTTTGATGTATATGTAGATGGGATAAAAGATTTATACACGTATTTAGATGAAAAAGATGAATATGCGCTTGGAGATAATGTAATAGTACCATTTAGAAATACAAAAAAAAGTGGATTTTTGATAAGAAAAAATGAAAATAAAAACTTTGATTTTAAAGTTTTAAATATTTTATCGAAAATGAAAAACTCTGTAAAATTATCTATGAAGCAGTTGGAATTAATAGAGTGGTTAGTTAGTTATTATTTAGCTAGTTATGACTCTGTTATTAGTGCCATTTTACCTAAAAAAGTAAAAATAAGTTATTCAAATAGTTATCAACTTAACTTTCAAGTCTTAAGAGAAAAGCTAGAGTTTATTGAAAACGAGATTGTCACTTATATTTTATCTTTAGGAGATATGACAGAAAAAACTGCAAGAGCAAAATTTAAAGTAGTTTTATTTAAAGAATTAATAGAAGAAAAAATTTTAAAATTAAAGAATGGAATTGTTTCAATAGATGTTCAAAATTTTTATAAATTGGAAGGAAAAAACTTAGAAATATTCAAGTATTATGAAAAAAAATTGTCAGTCAAAAAAGAAAAAATAGAAAAAATTTTTTCAAGAAAAGATATAAAAAAATTAGAGGAAAAAAGAATTTTAGAAGTAATTACAAATATTTCAAATAAAAAAAATCTAGAAGAAGAGAAATTATCAAAAATCAACAAGACTGAAACTATACTTACTGGGGAACAACTACTTGTAAAAGAAAAAATAGAAAAAAGTGATAATAGGTATTTTCTATTAAAAGGTGTTACAGGTTCAGGGAAAACAGAAGTTTATTTAGAGCTTATAAAAAATGCCTTTTTTAATGGAGAAGGAAGTATATTTTTAGTACCTGAAATATCATTAACTCCTCAAATGATGAATAGATTCAGGAATGAATTTAAAAATAATATAGCAATTTTACATAGTTCTCTGAGGGATAATGATAGAGCTAAAGAATGGGAAGCAATATACAAAGGAGAGAAGAAGATAGTTTTAGGAGTTAGATCTGCAATATTTTCTCCGGTAAAAAATTTGAAGTATATCATATTAGATGAAGAGCATGAAGGAACTTATAAACAAGATAGTAATCCAAGATATAATGCAAAATATGTTGCAATAAAGAGATGCCTTATAGAAAAATGTAAATTAATATTAGGTTCAGCTACTCCATCAATAGAAAGTTTTTATTATGCTAAAACAGGTATATATGAGTTATTAGAGATAAATAAAAGACATGGAAATTCTGTAATGCCTGACATAGAAGTTGTTGATATGAAAAAAGAGGATAATACTTTTTT harbors:
- the priA gene encoding replication restart helicase PriA, which codes for MQYFDVYVDGIKDLYTYLDEKDEYALGDNVIVPFRNTKKSGFLIRKNENKNFDFKVLNILSKMKNSVKLSMKQLELIEWLVSYYLASYDSVISAILPKKVKISYSNSYQLNFQVLREKLEFIENEIVTYILSLGDMTEKTARAKFKVVLFKELIEEKILKLKNGIVSIDVQNFYKLEGKNLEIFKYYEKKLSVKKEKIEKIFSRKDIKKLEEKRILEVITNISNKKNLEEEKLSKINKTETILTGEQLLVKEKIEKSDNRYFLLKGVTGSGKTEVYLELIKNAFFNGEGSIFLVPEISLTPQMMNRFRNEFKNNIAILHSSLRDNDRAKEWEAIYKGEKKIVLGVRSAIFSPVKNLKYIILDEEHEGTYKQDSNPRYNAKYVAIKRCLIEKCKLILGSATPSIESFYYAKTGIYELLEINKRHGNSVMPDIEVVDMKKEDNTFFSKKLLNEIKNTLLKNEQVILFLNRKGYSTYIQCKKCGYVEECPDCSIKMSYYSSINQYKCNYCGKHKKYNGKCSKCGSEDLVHSGKGIERIEDELKKYFNVPIIKADADLSKSKNYFQNLYEDFLNKKYSILIGTQIITKGLHFPDVTLVGVINSDTTLNFPDFRSGEKTFQLLTQVSGRAGRGLKKGKVIIQSFEPENTIIKDSREENYGLFYEKEIKSRKIFSYPPFSKIINVGFSSEDEQRLWEISNNILNQIKKESSELNLYINGPLPSLVYKVKKRFRVNIFIKGKKEDIEKIKTVLRKIIRVYNDIKVRMVVDIDSINLM